In candidate division KSB1 bacterium, the following proteins share a genomic window:
- a CDS encoding class IV adenylate cyclase, translated as MRNIEVKAEYPNLKLAEELSIKIGAQFQWRRKQVDTYFNVNQGRLKLREAENEPAELIGYFRENIPQSRESRYQRLAVENNEELKMMLSENLGVSIVVSKIRKLYLYKNIRIHLDEVDNLGNFIEFEGVLNKGENEPDTNQCLHDLQARFEIGKNDLVSVSYSDLLF; from the coding sequence ATGAGAAACATAGAAGTTAAAGCAGAATACCCGAATCTCAAGCTTGCTGAAGAGCTTTCCATTAAGATTGGCGCTCAATTCCAATGGCGCAGAAAGCAGGTGGATACTTATTTCAATGTAAACCAGGGAAGACTAAAACTGCGTGAAGCTGAAAATGAACCGGCCGAATTAATTGGCTATTTCAGAGAAAATATTCCCCAAAGTAGGGAAAGCCGATACCAGCGCCTGGCGGTTGAAAACAACGAAGAACTTAAAATGATGTTATCTGAAAATTTGGGTGTTTCAATTGTGGTGTCTAAAATTCGAAAGTTATATCTATACAAAAATATTCGGATCCATCTAGACGAAGTAGACAACCTGGGTAATTTCATAGAGTTTGAAGGCGTTTTAAATAAAGGGGAGAATGAACCGGATACCAACCAGTGTTTGCATGATTTACAGGCCAGATTTGAAATTGGCAAAAATGATTTGGTTTCAGTTTCGTACAGCGACCTTCTTTTTTAG
- a CDS encoding DUF4249 family protein: MNIKNSKRVIILLFCFCIIGCGVTEQETFESEYILESYLIALEPLPEVRLSRTVPFGQPYYFERQAVSRASVQIKLLDKNGTISQVYPYVQIIDGIYLSTKSGAVVQPNRTYELTVTFDNNEDFLQATTIVPDSFSIIKVNRFLTEFQSKEQVEITVTRSFYPGRQNIFLLSTESLNPKLEELTPFLKDFFDPEEDDLKDFIIHESPPFNEGNYDLNEDGTLTIKIPWIAINFFGPNKISVNAIDDNFFDFIRSRDIQIRGSTLSPGEIPAIIEHVDGGTGIFASLSRVSVEILVTRPDP; this comes from the coding sequence ATGAATATAAAAAACAGTAAACGCGTTATAATTCTACTCTTCTGCTTTTGCATCATTGGTTGTGGTGTAACAGAACAAGAAACTTTTGAGTCAGAGTATATCTTAGAATCCTATCTAATTGCCTTAGAACCTCTACCAGAAGTAAGGCTCTCCAGAACCGTACCATTTGGTCAACCTTACTATTTTGAAAGACAAGCGGTTTCAAGGGCTAGTGTTCAAATCAAGCTATTAGACAAGAATGGAACGATTAGCCAGGTTTATCCCTACGTGCAAATTATAGACGGAATTTATTTATCAACAAAATCCGGTGCTGTTGTCCAACCCAATCGAACTTATGAGTTAACTGTTACTTTTGACAATAATGAAGATTTTTTGCAGGCAACCACCATTGTCCCTGATAGTTTTTCAATCATTAAAGTAAATCGTTTTCTTACTGAATTTCAATCCAAAGAACAAGTTGAAATAACAGTGACTCGGAGCTTTTATCCTGGCAGACAAAATATTTTCCTACTTTCAACTGAATCACTTAATCCTAAATTGGAGGAGTTAACGCCATTCTTAAAAGATTTTTTTGATCCGGAAGAGGATGATCTGAAAGATTTTATTATCCATGAATCGCCCCCGTTTAATGAGGGGAACTATGATTTAAATGAGGATGGCACTTTGACTATCAAGATTCCATGGATCGCAATTAACTTTTTTGGACCAAACAAAATTTCAGTTAACGCGATCGATGATAATTTTTTTGATTTTATTCGCAGCCGGGATATTCAGATCAGGGGCTCCACCCTATCTCCAGGCGAAATACCTGCAATTATCGAACATGTAGATGGAGGAACCGGAATTTTTGCCAGTTTATCACGTGTATCTGTAGAGATACTAGTAACCCGCCCCGATCCATAA
- a CDS encoding TonB-dependent receptor, with the protein MIKKTATELLILILISLFCGFPSNAQESASIDGFIKDLSSGETLIHANIYLAETLQGATSNRSGYFRITGIRSGRYTLVASYIGYDKYQQTITISSGQHLRRDIEIRPSIIETEGVIIEAEMAIDEAKPVGVVDMQLRMVKQLPAILEADLFRSIQLLPGIKAASDFSSGLYIRGGNPGQNLILIDRTTVYNPSHFFGFFSTFNPDAIKDVRIFKGGYPAEYGGRLGSVIDIYNRDGNRKEFQGRLSIGTIASRLMLEGPIKRGSWMLAARRSTLEPMLAILRNNVDDVPDAFYFYDLNGKINYDPGPNDKLNISLYSGLDKVKFPFADDADFDLRYGNLTLSTNWTHIFSQKIFSVFTLTGSRYFNYPRINISGTKIERDNKILDISAKGDFEFIGLNHQMKAGFWAGDLDLTFRNRFDEEETLSEKINAKYGSVYFEETWKPNKKWNIKGGIRGNFFSAGDYIRFEPRLSVEHIFSQRFLTQVALGRYYQFLTLITNEAFSGFDTWLTTDEGVPPSWGDQFILGFKTRPKQGLHFDLEIYYRTMRDLFEFDPRVPDPAGLDYKDLFRFGKGYAFGAEFFLEKKEGRLFGFIGYTWATSRRRFPGYNNDKYYPPKYDRVHDINIVMNYKLSEKWRLTSVFNYATGQTFTPVLGTYYVKYPTNSSDRAPFIVGDLNSSRLPSYHRFDLGFIRFGKFLGFADYQLQIQIVNLYSRRNLWFYAYDLDENPIKRDDVRMLPIIPSLSFSLEF; encoded by the coding sequence ATGATAAAAAAAACGGCCACAGAACTCTTGATTTTAATTCTAATTTCACTTTTCTGCGGATTCCCCTCAAACGCACAAGAGTCTGCATCAATTGATGGATTTATAAAGGACCTCAGTTCCGGGGAAACGTTAATCCATGCAAATATTTACCTCGCAGAGACACTGCAAGGCGCTACCTCGAATAGAAGCGGTTATTTTAGAATTACTGGCATTCGTTCTGGTCGATATACGTTGGTTGCATCCTACATTGGTTATGATAAATATCAACAAACAATAACAATCTCATCGGGACAACATCTTCGCCGGGATATTGAAATACGGCCATCGATTATCGAAACGGAGGGTGTAATCATAGAAGCTGAAATGGCCATTGATGAAGCGAAGCCGGTTGGTGTCGTAGATATGCAGTTGAGAATGGTTAAACAACTACCTGCAATCTTGGAAGCCGACTTATTTCGATCGATCCAACTGCTGCCGGGAATTAAAGCTGCCTCAGATTTTTCGAGTGGACTCTATATTCGCGGCGGTAACCCGGGACAAAACCTTATTCTAATCGATAGAACCACTGTCTACAACCCCTCCCATTTTTTTGGTTTCTTTTCGACATTCAATCCCGATGCTATTAAAGATGTTCGTATTTTCAAGGGCGGCTATCCGGCCGAATATGGGGGTCGCCTCGGTTCAGTAATCGATATTTACAACAGGGACGGTAACCGCAAGGAATTCCAAGGACGGTTAAGTATTGGGACCATTGCCAGTCGTTTGATGCTTGAAGGCCCCATAAAAAGAGGTTCCTGGATGCTCGCAGCTCGACGATCCACACTCGAACCTATGCTGGCAATTTTACGGAACAATGTTGATGATGTCCCGGATGCTTTTTATTTTTATGATCTTAACGGAAAAATTAATTATGATCCAGGTCCCAATGACAAGCTGAATATATCGCTTTATTCAGGATTGGATAAGGTTAAGTTTCCTTTCGCCGATGATGCCGATTTTGACTTAAGATATGGAAATTTAACTTTAAGTACAAATTGGACACATATCTTCTCTCAGAAAATATTCTCCGTTTTTACACTCACCGGATCACGCTATTTTAACTATCCTCGCATAAACATCAGTGGTACAAAAATCGAACGAGACAATAAGATATTGGATATTTCCGCAAAAGGCGACTTCGAATTTATTGGTTTAAATCACCAAATGAAAGCCGGCTTTTGGGCAGGAGATTTAGACCTCACATTTAGAAACCGGTTTGATGAAGAAGAAACTTTGTCTGAAAAAATCAATGCAAAATACGGATCGGTTTATTTTGAAGAAACCTGGAAACCCAACAAAAAATGGAACATTAAAGGAGGCATCCGAGGTAATTTCTTCTCCGCCGGCGATTACATTCGTTTCGAACCCCGCCTGTCAGTTGAACATATTTTCAGTCAAAGATTTTTAACACAAGTTGCATTGGGTCGGTATTACCAATTTTTAACCCTAATAACCAATGAAGCCTTTAGCGGTTTCGATACCTGGCTGACAACTGATGAAGGTGTGCCTCCATCTTGGGGTGATCAGTTTATTTTAGGGTTTAAAACAAGACCAAAACAAGGGCTTCATTTTGATCTTGAAATTTATTATCGCACTATGCGTGATTTGTTTGAATTTGATCCCCGGGTTCCCGATCCTGCCGGGCTAGACTATAAAGACCTGTTTCGGTTTGGAAAAGGGTATGCATTTGGCGCTGAATTTTTTCTGGAAAAAAAAGAAGGAAGGTTGTTCGGCTTTATTGGTTATACTTGGGCAACCAGTCGTCGCCGATTTCCAGGATATAATAATGATAAATACTATCCACCTAAATACGATCGGGTTCATGATATCAATATTGTGATGAATTATAAGCTGAGTGAAAAATGGCGATTAACTTCTGTGTTTAACTATGCAACCGGCCAGACATTTACACCTGTTTTAGGCACGTATTACGTAAAATATCCTACAAACTCTTCAGATCGTGCGCCTTTTATTGTTGGTGACTTAAATTCCTCAAGGCTACCCTCATACCATCGATTTGACCTGGGATTTATTCGATTTGGGAAGTTCCTGGGATTTGCAGATTATCAACTTCAAATTCAAATAGTCAATCTATATTCACGGCGTAACCTGTGGTTTTATGCATATGATCTCGATGAAAACCCGATTAAACGGGACGACGTCCGCATGTTACCCATTATCCCCAGTTTATCTTTTTCATTGGAGTTTTAA
- a CDS encoding GNAT family N-acetyltransferase — protein MKPPYTFETERLLMRLPIIEDADSIFEQYAQDEDVTRYLIWPPHKSIEDTKDFLKRCQTSWSSDSDFPWAIIRKEDNILVGMVGIRINEHGVNLGYLLGKQFWHQGYMIETLKPIIDWAFSQDEIYRVWAFCDVENTSSASLLEKAGLQREGVLRCWIVLPNRSKIPRDCYSYSKTR, from the coding sequence ATTAAACCTCCTTATACTTTTGAGACCGAGCGTCTTCTGATGCGTTTACCGATCATTGAAGATGCTGATTCCATATTCGAGCAATATGCCCAGGATGAAGATGTCACAAGATATCTAATTTGGCCACCCCATAAAAGTATCGAAGACACCAAAGATTTTTTAAAAAGATGTCAAACAAGCTGGAGCTCCGATTCTGATTTTCCGTGGGCTATTATTAGAAAAGAAGACAATATATTGGTTGGTATGGTAGGGATTAGAATCAACGAGCACGGTGTAAACCTGGGATATTTATTGGGCAAACAGTTCTGGCATCAAGGCTATATGATTGAAACCCTAAAACCAATTATTGATTGGGCGTTCAGCCAGGATGAAATATACCGAGTTTGGGCTTTTTGTGATGTGGAAAATACATCTTCTGCCAGTTTACTTGAAAAAGCAGGGCTACAAAGAGAGGGGGTTCTTCGTTGCTGGATTGTTTTGCCTAACCGAAGTAAAATTCCAAGGGATTGTTATAGCTATTCTAAAACCAGGTGA
- a CDS encoding SpoIIE family protein phosphatase yields MRNKLKILYSAITILLVIAATSNFLHRIHFDPQVLVEFRLQENDETGEILVTYITEGGAADLAGIKVNDVLLGFDGNQFLTWRNKHQPGDKLAFKIRRGSEEVDVVVTLAQRNRLMPVLFYLVGMLFLLVGFVVVIKKPEMRTARLFYFFSATFFIMLVFSSRSINQPFHDVIITIHTAGMILWGPSMVHFFMNFPKRISLLHKYPKAVFLFYLPSILAFTYVLFINKQSILENIIIGCYFFAAFGLLGSNSHKITNPHERKSIRVIQFGMFLGFMPLGIFAYFPDFVVNVLGETAVAFVFGLMGFVPISFGYSIMRYGLMDVEIIVKKSLVYSMLTSFFVLLYFLIVMELGEYLANNLGFAGQTSNIIFLVIVAIAFQPVRNAIQNLVDRQFYRNKYQYQKTLLKLSQDLPGFTDMPGILKHIADTISDAMKVTNVLVNLYDQESNQYVLRFKTKGIKSSRINWKDGSNSLIELIKKEKSCCLFYKIEEDASYNNLSLSEKVKIEKAGIVLSVPMFYQDAMIGLIGLGPKASGQVYSMEDLDLLQTVAGNAAIALVNSRLHQEDLRKQAFENELVMARNIQEGLLPKEDPNIPGLEITGISLPSSIVGGDYYDYIPLPKNRLLFLVADVSGKGMPAAIYMSKVQGMIQMGAEIHSSPKKLLMDVNRRIYNFLDSKSFITMALAKVDTKLNKITFCRAGHSPALIKRKNTTEWLTGNGIGLGLEEGNIFDESIEERQTKLHKGDYFILFSDGLTEAMNQNHELYGEERLQDIVENGMFSSAGELKDLLLNDLKNFQANSQQTDDITIVIVRFL; encoded by the coding sequence ATGCGTAACAAGTTAAAAATACTATACTCCGCGATCACAATACTATTAGTAATTGCCGCAACCTCAAATTTTTTACACCGGATCCATTTTGATCCCCAGGTTTTAGTCGAATTCAGATTGCAGGAAAATGACGAAACCGGTGAAATTCTAGTTACATATATAACAGAGGGAGGAGCTGCTGACCTGGCAGGAATTAAAGTAAACGATGTTCTGCTGGGTTTTGATGGCAATCAATTTTTGACTTGGAGGAATAAACACCAACCTGGCGACAAGCTAGCATTCAAAATTCGTAGAGGCAGCGAAGAAGTTGACGTTGTAGTTACATTGGCACAACGAAATAGATTAATGCCTGTACTTTTTTATCTGGTTGGTATGTTGTTTCTTTTGGTTGGTTTTGTTGTGGTTATCAAAAAACCGGAAATGCGCACAGCAAGACTTTTCTATTTTTTCTCAGCGACCTTTTTCATCATGCTCGTCTTCAGTTCAAGATCTATCAATCAACCATTTCATGATGTAATTATTACAATCCATACAGCGGGTATGATTCTTTGGGGGCCTTCCATGGTTCACTTTTTTATGAATTTTCCAAAACGAATCTCTTTATTACATAAGTATCCCAAGGCTGTTTTTCTCTTTTATCTACCCTCGATTTTGGCATTTACGTATGTCCTATTCATCAACAAACAATCCATTTTGGAAAATATAATTATTGGATGTTATTTCTTCGCTGCATTCGGTTTACTTGGCTCAAACTCACATAAAATCACCAATCCCCACGAACGAAAATCGATTCGAGTGATACAATTTGGCATGTTTTTAGGATTCATGCCATTAGGCATTTTCGCCTATTTCCCAGATTTCGTAGTGAATGTCTTAGGTGAAACTGCAGTCGCTTTTGTTTTTGGATTGATGGGATTTGTGCCAATATCGTTTGGATACTCAATCATGCGATATGGTCTAATGGATGTGGAAATCATTGTTAAAAAAAGCCTGGTTTACAGTATGCTCACCAGTTTTTTTGTACTTCTCTATTTTCTTATTGTGATGGAATTGGGTGAATATTTGGCAAATAATCTCGGTTTTGCCGGCCAAACTTCAAATATCATTTTTCTGGTAATTGTTGCAATTGCTTTTCAACCGGTTAGAAACGCCATCCAAAACCTGGTCGATCGGCAGTTTTATAGAAACAAATACCAATATCAAAAAACCTTGCTTAAACTGAGCCAGGATCTGCCGGGTTTTACTGATATGCCGGGCATTTTAAAACATATAGCAGATACGATATCCGATGCCATGAAGGTTACGAATGTTTTGGTCAATTTGTATGATCAAGAATCCAATCAATATGTGCTTCGATTCAAAACAAAAGGAATAAAGAGCTCCAGAATTAATTGGAAAGATGGAAGTAACAGCCTTATTGAGCTTATCAAAAAAGAGAAATCTTGTTGTCTGTTTTATAAAATAGAAGAAGATGCAAGTTACAATAACCTCTCACTTTCCGAGAAAGTAAAAATTGAGAAAGCTGGAATTGTATTGTCTGTCCCAATGTTTTACCAGGATGCTATGATAGGTTTAATCGGACTTGGGCCAAAAGCTTCCGGTCAGGTTTATAGTATGGAAGATTTGGATCTGCTGCAAACAGTGGCAGGAAATGCCGCAATCGCTCTTGTGAATTCGCGACTGCATCAGGAAGATTTACGAAAACAAGCATTTGAGAATGAACTCGTGATGGCTCGTAATATCCAGGAAGGATTGCTTCCAAAAGAAGATCCGAATATTCCGGGACTTGAAATTACCGGAATTTCTTTACCTTCAAGTATAGTTGGCGGAGATTACTATGACTATATTCCTTTACCAAAAAATCGTTTACTCTTTCTCGTTGCAGATGTTTCCGGAAAAGGTATGCCGGCGGCTATTTATATGTCAAAAGTGCAAGGGATGATCCAGATGGGCGCCGAAATTCATAGCAGTCCCAAAAAACTTCTGATGGATGTAAATCGCAGGATTTACAACTTCCTGGACTCTAAATCCTTCATCACAATGGCCCTGGCTAAGGTTGATACCAAACTCAATAAAATCACTTTTTGCCGGGCAGGACATTCACCGGCACTCATAAAAAGGAAAAACACAACAGAATGGCTGACTGGCAATGGCATCGGTTTAGGTCTTGAAGAAGGAAACATTTTTGATGAATCCATTGAAGAGCGCCAAACTAAATTACATAAAGGCGATTATTTTATACTCTTTAGCGATGGATTGACCGAAGCAATGAATCAAAACCACGAACTTTATGGAGAGGAGAGATTACAAGATATCGTTGAAAATGGAATGTTTAGTTCAGCCGGTGAATTAAAAGACTTACTCCTTAATGATCTGAAAAATTTTCAAGCTAACTCTCAACAGACAGATGACATCACGATTGTCATTGTTCGATTTCTTTGA
- a CDS encoding sigma-54-dependent Fis family transcriptional regulator yields MDSRSILVIDNEERMCEILKACLESDQVEVDVAFDGEQGFKQFQTKHYDLVITDLKMPKITGLELLDKIKENSRDTDVILMTAFATAQTAVEAMKRGAYDYLIKPFDMEELRLRVDRLLDNKRLVTENRDLRRQLKTRYNFDNITGNSGKMQDVFKLVEKICNGDTTILIRGESGTGKELIALAIHQNSSRADEPFIAVNCGAIPENLLESELFGHEKGAFTGADRIKKGKFEIAGKGIIFLDEIGDLSPSLQVKLLRVLQTKKFERLGANESISLEARILAATHRNLEDALKEGSFREDLYYRINVFPIFLPPLRERREDLPELVDHFIKNFSKDKAITIEPTALESLINYDWPGNVRELENAIERATILCGDQSISKEHFPLYIHSQKPVKGFSELPDKGINLDEHERELIYQAITKSQGNKSKAANLLGITRRKLYSMMDRLGVKELINQ; encoded by the coding sequence ATGGATTCCAGATCAATTCTAGTAATTGATAACGAAGAAAGAATGTGTGAAATACTGAAAGCCTGCCTTGAATCGGATCAGGTTGAAGTTGATGTTGCCTTCGATGGTGAGCAAGGGTTTAAACAATTCCAAACGAAGCACTACGACCTGGTTATCACGGATCTCAAAATGCCGAAAATTACGGGTCTGGAACTGCTTGATAAAATTAAAGAAAACTCCCGGGACACAGATGTGATTCTGATGACTGCCTTTGCTACTGCTCAAACCGCTGTAGAAGCTATGAAACGCGGAGCGTACGATTATTTAATCAAGCCATTTGATATGGAGGAATTACGGTTAAGAGTGGATAGGTTATTGGATAATAAACGTTTAGTGACAGAAAACCGGGATCTACGCCGGCAACTAAAAACACGCTATAATTTTGATAATATTACCGGTAACTCAGGGAAAATGCAAGATGTTTTTAAACTTGTTGAAAAAATTTGTAACGGTGACACAACAATTTTGATTCGAGGCGAAAGTGGTACGGGCAAAGAACTGATTGCCCTGGCAATTCACCAAAACAGTTCGCGAGCCGATGAACCATTTATAGCTGTGAATTGTGGTGCAATCCCGGAAAACTTGTTGGAAAGCGAGCTATTTGGCCATGAAAAGGGTGCATTTACCGGGGCAGATCGGATTAAAAAAGGAAAATTTGAAATTGCCGGGAAAGGAATTATTTTTTTGGACGAAATCGGCGACCTATCTCCAAGTCTCCAGGTTAAATTACTTCGAGTTCTTCAAACCAAAAAATTTGAACGGTTGGGAGCAAATGAATCAATTTCATTAGAAGCAAGAATTTTAGCAGCTACCCATCGGAACTTAGAAGACGCCTTAAAAGAAGGTAGTTTTCGGGAAGATTTATATTACCGCATAAATGTTTTCCCTATTTTTTTACCGCCTCTTAGAGAGCGACGTGAAGACTTACCGGAACTCGTGGATCACTTTATTAAAAACTTTTCCAAAGACAAAGCTATAACCATAGAACCAACAGCCCTTGAATCTCTCATAAATTATGATTGGCCGGGGAATGTGCGTGAATTAGAAAATGCCATTGAAAGAGCGACAATCTTATGTGGTGACCAATCCATATCTAAAGAACATTTTCCACTATACATTCATTCACAAAAACCAGTAAAAGGTTTTTCTGAACTTCCTGATAAAGGAATTAACCTCGATGAACATGAACGGGAGTTAATCTATCAAGCCATAACCAAGTCACAAGGGAATAAAAGCAAAGCTGCAAATTTACTTGGAATTACAAGAAGAAAACTGTATTCAATGATGGATCGATTGGGAGTCAAAGAACTCATTAACCAATAA
- a CDS encoding NYN domain-containing protein, giving the protein MKPSIIIDGYNLIHRVKELREFLKIDIQHARIELINKLTGLISRKNISIRLVFDGDRVGQPSHQSINKIHVIYSIKPQIADTVIKQFVDKSKNPKNLLVVSSDSSVYQYAKSAKAQAIRSEEFYSKYLDSKKSSPSPNLQEEMSQHELQNWVDIFNNTEGNEK; this is encoded by the coding sequence ATGAAACCAAGCATCATTATAGACGGATACAATTTGATTCACCGAGTCAAAGAATTGCGTGAGTTTTTGAAAATTGATATTCAACATGCCAGAATTGAGTTAATCAATAAACTAACCGGATTAATATCCCGGAAGAATATAAGTATTCGTTTGGTGTTTGATGGCGATCGAGTTGGGCAACCAAGCCATCAATCGATTAATAAGATCCACGTTATTTATTCAATCAAACCTCAAATTGCCGATACGGTTATCAAACAATTTGTGGACAAATCCAAAAATCCTAAGAATTTACTTGTGGTCTCTTCTGACAGTTCTGTTTACCAATACGCTAAAAGTGCAAAAGCCCAGGCAATACGCTCGGAGGAGTTTTACAGCAAATATCTTGATTCAAAAAAAAGTAGCCCCTCGCCTAATTTGCAAGAGGAAATGAGTCAACACGAATTACAAAACTGGGTTGACATTTTCAATAATACTGAGGGAAATGAAAAATAA
- a CDS encoding DUF488 domain-containing protein has translation MKVYSIGHSNRSFSDFLSILLNYEINHLVDVRHYPVSNRFPHFNREAFEDSFSNSPEGLKYSFLGKDLGGKRNIDYSKYMKSDSFISGMKELFKIAKYENTCFMCAEKNYLHCHRKFIADKFIRLNWQVLHLVEKNRAISHPISLF, from the coding sequence GTGAAGGTATATTCAATTGGCCATAGTAACCGAAGCTTCTCCGATTTTTTATCTATTTTGTTAAATTACGAAATCAATCATCTTGTGGATGTCAGACATTACCCGGTTTCAAACCGATTTCCACATTTCAATCGAGAAGCCTTTGAAGACTCATTTTCCAATAGTCCTGAAGGACTCAAATACAGTTTTCTCGGTAAAGATCTGGGAGGAAAAAGAAATATCGACTATTCGAAGTACATGAAATCAGACTCATTTATTTCAGGCATGAAAGAATTGTTTAAAATTGCAAAATACGAAAATACTTGTTTTATGTGTGCCGAAAAAAATTATTTACATTGTCATAGAAAATTTATTGCCGATAAATTTATTCGGTTAAACTGGCAGGTATTGCATCTTGTGGAAAAAAACCGGGCGATTTCTCACCCGATCTCATTATTTTAA